A DNA window from Paramormyrops kingsleyae isolate MSU_618 chromosome 10, PKINGS_0.4, whole genome shotgun sequence contains the following coding sequences:
- the mcf2a gene encoding proto-oncogene DBL isoform X2, whose translation MDGYYSLLKAGSQLENTLQRGRGEDSSVIITLPECSAFSDIPEEALAKVLTYLTLIPRRRQPGVKFIIILDRRLDTWSAIKTALARIAASFPGNLHLVLVLRPTSFFQRTVTDIGFRFSQEDFMLKMPVVMLSSVTDLLHYVDETQLTQEFGGSLEYSHGDWLVLRKAIENFAVTVKEIAQMLQAFGTELAETELPDEGKSIELLLMCHTDKYRKLKGEIRSVIREAHHLLSNLEASGLQEDLRNRWGLSQDWDTVQRLLAQLRDMEMVFDGFFDKHHLKLHQYLQLLRYEQSFQENRYSLDKLSAQEQALSGTADTLPKTEELIRALDTLESQAQDEMSRIQVTILHGHQLVASHHYALELIVQHCKELRHRCDRLSAALLTKRAKLSHTRDLLLELEEVLHWCDEGAYLLAGQLLEDFQVRESALAALKQLEKFLEGAPAPLSLQDLPAECQSFLTPPLQAQIEKAHKKLTSVQGLIGTRQASLKKLANRQTRPVQLVTPRPENPGRPKSALFSPKHGVDIKFTFDLSLPGKRTTRKSPTSRKIEVIHDYQENPSSGCSSPEGEDASDLLRRQVMKELVETERIYVDELLSVLLGYRAEMDNPALADLLPPTLRSKRDVLFGNMPEIYSFHSRLFLHDLERCLDSPEGVGACFLERKQHFQLYERYCQNKPCSESLWRQYSDCAFFQDCQRKLEHKLALDSYLLKPVQRLTKYQLLLKELLKCSMGCECAPELQGALAAMLELLKSVNDSMHQAAITGYEGELSQLGRLLMQGPFSVWPGRRRGPTPMKDLTRFKPMQRHLFLYEQALLFCKRREEHGESSQRTPSYSFKHCLKMSAVGITENIKGDVKKFEIWYSGREEVYVLQAPSVEIKMTWLTEIRRVLTNQQKLLTGSPVSERGQLSPPLSSSPLQRTSPSSEEAESCQASPVPVELAGSPPRRHRHRRSWPGASNSADVCEDLDEWSAASNLSVLSDTEEEDQGLLLPGRYRAQMDSQRSENQSLLVKSGDIIQLLQEDSEGWWLVKNLSRKLAGHLPVSHVHVILGLASRGQCSRLTDRGNVKVRKLSSP comes from the exons ATGGACGGCTACTACAGCCTTCTGAAGGCAGGGTCCCAGCTGGAGAACACCCTGCAGC ggGGACGTGGGGAAGACTCCAGCGTGATCATCACCCTCCCAGAATGCTCTGCGTTCAGCGACATTCCCGAAGAGGCTCTGGCTAAAGTGCTGACTTATCTCACGCTGATCCCTCG AAGGCGGCAGCCCGGGGTGAAGTTCATCATCATCCTGGATCGCAGGCTGGACACCTGGAGCGCCATTAAAACGGCCTTGGCGCGGATCGCG GCCTCCTTCCCAGGGAATCTTCACCTTGTTCTGGTGCTTCGACCAACCAGCTTCTTCCAGCGAACCGTCACGGACATTGGATTTCGCTTCAGTCAGGAGGACTTCATGTTGAAGATGCCG GTGGTGATGCTGAGTTCCGTTACAGACCTTCTGCATTACGTCGATGAGACCCAACTGACTCAAGAATTTGGTGGCTCGCTGGAGTATAGCCATGGGGACTGGCTCGTCTTGCGAAAG GCCATAGAAAATTTTGCGGTCACTGTGAAGGAGATAGCTCAGATGCTGCAGGCGTTTGGCACGGAGCTGGCTGAGACGGAGCTGCCAGATGAGGGCAAGTCCATTGAGCTCCTGCTCATGTGCCACACGGACAAGTACAGGAAGCTGAAG GGTGAGATACGTTCAGTGATAAGGGAGGCGCATCATCTGCTGTCCAACCTGGAGGCCTCAGGGTTGCAGGAGGATCTCCGTAATCGGTGGGGCTTGAGCCAGGACTGGGACACTGTGCAGAG GCTCCTGGCCCAGCTGCGTGACATGGAGATGGTGTTCGATGGCTTCTTTGACAAACACCACCTGAAGCTACACCAGTACCTGCAGCTGCTGAGATACGAACAGAGCTTCCAGGAG AATAGGTATTCCCTGGACAAGCTGTCTGCGCAGGAGCAGGCTCTGTCCGGCACGGCGGATACACTGCCCAAGACGGAGGAGCTCATCAGAGCCCTGGACACTTTGGAGTCTCAAGCACAG GATGAGATGAGTCGGATCCAGGTCACTATCCTTCATGGGCACCAGCTGGTTGCCAGTCATCATTATGCTCTGGAGCTCATTGTCCAGCACTGCAAAGAGCTACGGCACCGCTGTGACAGGCTGAGCGCCGCCCTGCTGACCAAACGGGCAAAGCTCAGCCACACCCGGGACTTACTGCTGGAGCTGGAAGAG GTGCTGCACTGGTGTGATGAGGGTGCTTACCTTCTGGCTGGTCAGCTTTTAGAGGACTTCCAGGTCAGAGAAAGCGCCCTAGCTGCCCTGAAGCAGCTCGAGAAGTTTCTGGAGGGTGCTCCAGCTCCTCTCAGCCTCCAGGATCTGCCTGCAGAATGTCAGTCTTTCCTAACACCCCCACTGCAG GCCCAGATTGAGAAGGCCCACAAGAAACTGACATCAGTCCAAGGGCTGATTGGGACCCGACAGGCCAGCCTGAAGAAGCTGGCCAACAGGCAGACCCGGCCCGTCCAATTGGTGACACCTCGGCCTGAAAACCCGGGCCGGCCCAAAAGCGCTCTTTTCTCTCCAAAGCATG GAGTCGACATAAAGTTCACCTTCGATCTGTCTCTGCCGGGCAAGCGGACAACGAGAAAAAGCCCCACCTCCAGGAAG ATAGAGGTGATCCATGACTACCAGGAGAATCCCAGCTCCGGATGCAGCAGTCCGGAGGGAGAGGACGCATCCGACCTCCTCAGACG TCAGGTGATGAAGGAGCTGGTGGAGACAGAGAGGATCTACGTGGATGAGCTGCTGTCCGTACTGCTG GGCTACAGAGCGGAGATGGATAACCCTGCTCTAGCTGACCTCCTGCCCCCTACCCTGCGCAGTAAGAGGGACGTGCTTTTCGGCAACATGCCTGAGATCTACAGTTTTCACAGCAG GCTCTTTCTCCATGACCTCGAGAGGTGTTTGGACTCCCCAGAGGGTGTGGGGGCATGCTTCCTGGAAAGG AAGCAGCACTTTCAGCTCTATGAGCGCTACTGTCAGAACAAGCCCTGTTCCGAGTCCCTATGGAGGCAGTACTCTGACTGTGCCTTCTTCCAG GActgtcagaggaagctggagcACAAGCTGGCCCTGGATTCGTACCTATTGAAGCCAGTGCAGCGACTCACCAAATACCAGCTGCTACTGAAG GAGCTGCTGAAATGCAGTATGGGCTGTGAGTGTGCCCCTGAACTGCAGGGGGCGCTAGCGGCCATGCTGGAGCTCCTCAAATCAGTGAACGATTCCATGCACCAGGCAGCCATCACAGGCTATGAG GGGGAGCTGAGCCAGCTGGGCCGGCTGCTGATGCAGGGCCCCTTCAGTGTGTGGCCCGGCCGGCGGCGCGGCCCCACCCCCATGAAAGACCTGACTCGCTTCAAGCCCATGCAGCGCCACCTCTTCCTCTACGAGCAGGCTCTGCTCTTCTGCAAGCGGCGCGAAGAGCACGGCGAGAGTAGCCAAAGGACCCCCTCTTACAGCTTCAAACACTGCCTCAAG ATGAGTGCAGTCGGCATCACGGAGAACATCAAGGGAGACGTGAAGAAATTTGAGATCTGGTATAGCGGCCGGGAGGAGGTTTACGTGCTGCAG GCCCCATCAGTGGAGATAAAGATGACCTGGCTCACAGAGATCCGCAGAGTCCTCACCAACCAGCAGAAGCTCCTCACAG GCAGTCCCGTTTCAGAGCGGGGCCAGCTCTCCCCTCCCCTGTCCAGCAG CCCCCTGCAGAGGACGTCACCGAGCTCCGAGGAGGCGGAGTCTTGCCAAGCAAGCCCAGTGCCGGTGGAGCTGGCCGGGTCCCCACCTCGGCGGCACCGGCATCGTCGCA GCTGGCCTGGTGCTTCGAACAGCGCAGACGTCTGCGAAGACCTGGATGAATGGAGCGCAGCCAGCAACCTCTCGGTGCTgtcagacacagaggaggaggacCAGGGCTTGCTG CTCCCAGGCAGGTACAGGGCCCAGATGGACTCTCAGAGGAGTGAAAACCAGAGTCTGCTGGTCAAAAGTGGTGACATCattcagctgctgcaggaagaCAGTGAGGGCTGGTG GCTTGTGAAGAATTTAAGTCGCAAACTAGCAGGCCACCTTCCAGTGAGTCACGTTCATGTCATTCTgggcctggccagcagggggcagtgcagCAGGCTGACTG ACCGAGGAAATGTCAAGGTCAGAAAGCTGAGCTCCCCCTGA
- the mcf2a gene encoding proto-oncogene DBL isoform X1 encodes MDGYYSLLKAGSQLENTLQQVTVPMSVNEVGGYIEKQVAYLSGGRGEDSSVIITLPECSAFSDIPEEALAKVLTYLTLIPRRRQPGVKFIIILDRRLDTWSAIKTALARIAASFPGNLHLVLVLRPTSFFQRTVTDIGFRFSQEDFMLKMPVVMLSSVTDLLHYVDETQLTQEFGGSLEYSHGDWLVLRKAIENFAVTVKEIAQMLQAFGTELAETELPDEGKSIELLLMCHTDKYRKLKGEIRSVIREAHHLLSNLEASGLQEDLRNRWGLSQDWDTVQRLLAQLRDMEMVFDGFFDKHHLKLHQYLQLLRYEQSFQENRYSLDKLSAQEQALSGTADTLPKTEELIRALDTLESQAQDEMSRIQVTILHGHQLVASHHYALELIVQHCKELRHRCDRLSAALLTKRAKLSHTRDLLLELEEVLHWCDEGAYLLAGQLLEDFQVRESALAALKQLEKFLEGAPAPLSLQDLPAECQSFLTPPLQAQIEKAHKKLTSVQGLIGTRQASLKKLANRQTRPVQLVTPRPENPGRPKSALFSPKHGVDIKFTFDLSLPGKRTTRKSPTSRKIEVIHDYQENPSSGCSSPEGEDASDLLRRQVMKELVETERIYVDELLSVLLGYRAEMDNPALADLLPPTLRSKRDVLFGNMPEIYSFHSRLFLHDLERCLDSPEGVGACFLERKQHFQLYERYCQNKPCSESLWRQYSDCAFFQDCQRKLEHKLALDSYLLKPVQRLTKYQLLLKELLKCSMGCECAPELQGALAAMLELLKSVNDSMHQAAITGYEGELSQLGRLLMQGPFSVWPGRRRGPTPMKDLTRFKPMQRHLFLYEQALLFCKRREEHGESSQRTPSYSFKHCLKMSAVGITENIKGDVKKFEIWYSGREEVYVLQAPSVEIKMTWLTEIRRVLTNQQKLLTGSPVSERGQLSPPLSSSPLQRTSPSSEEAESCQASPVPVELAGSPPRRHRHRRSWPGASNSADVCEDLDEWSAASNLSVLSDTEEEDQGLLLPGRYRAQMDSQRSENQSLLVKSGDIIQLLQEDSEGWWLVKNLSRKLAGHLPVSHVHVILGLASRGQCSRLTDRGNVKVRKLSSP; translated from the exons ATGGACGGCTACTACAGCCTTCTGAAGGCAGGGTCCCAGCTGGAGAACACCCTGCAGC AGGTGACTGTCCCCATGAGTGTGAACGAAGTGGGTGGATACATCGAGAAGCAGGTGGCCTACCTTTCAG ggGGACGTGGGGAAGACTCCAGCGTGATCATCACCCTCCCAGAATGCTCTGCGTTCAGCGACATTCCCGAAGAGGCTCTGGCTAAAGTGCTGACTTATCTCACGCTGATCCCTCG AAGGCGGCAGCCCGGGGTGAAGTTCATCATCATCCTGGATCGCAGGCTGGACACCTGGAGCGCCATTAAAACGGCCTTGGCGCGGATCGCG GCCTCCTTCCCAGGGAATCTTCACCTTGTTCTGGTGCTTCGACCAACCAGCTTCTTCCAGCGAACCGTCACGGACATTGGATTTCGCTTCAGTCAGGAGGACTTCATGTTGAAGATGCCG GTGGTGATGCTGAGTTCCGTTACAGACCTTCTGCATTACGTCGATGAGACCCAACTGACTCAAGAATTTGGTGGCTCGCTGGAGTATAGCCATGGGGACTGGCTCGTCTTGCGAAAG GCCATAGAAAATTTTGCGGTCACTGTGAAGGAGATAGCTCAGATGCTGCAGGCGTTTGGCACGGAGCTGGCTGAGACGGAGCTGCCAGATGAGGGCAAGTCCATTGAGCTCCTGCTCATGTGCCACACGGACAAGTACAGGAAGCTGAAG GGTGAGATACGTTCAGTGATAAGGGAGGCGCATCATCTGCTGTCCAACCTGGAGGCCTCAGGGTTGCAGGAGGATCTCCGTAATCGGTGGGGCTTGAGCCAGGACTGGGACACTGTGCAGAG GCTCCTGGCCCAGCTGCGTGACATGGAGATGGTGTTCGATGGCTTCTTTGACAAACACCACCTGAAGCTACACCAGTACCTGCAGCTGCTGAGATACGAACAGAGCTTCCAGGAG AATAGGTATTCCCTGGACAAGCTGTCTGCGCAGGAGCAGGCTCTGTCCGGCACGGCGGATACACTGCCCAAGACGGAGGAGCTCATCAGAGCCCTGGACACTTTGGAGTCTCAAGCACAG GATGAGATGAGTCGGATCCAGGTCACTATCCTTCATGGGCACCAGCTGGTTGCCAGTCATCATTATGCTCTGGAGCTCATTGTCCAGCACTGCAAAGAGCTACGGCACCGCTGTGACAGGCTGAGCGCCGCCCTGCTGACCAAACGGGCAAAGCTCAGCCACACCCGGGACTTACTGCTGGAGCTGGAAGAG GTGCTGCACTGGTGTGATGAGGGTGCTTACCTTCTGGCTGGTCAGCTTTTAGAGGACTTCCAGGTCAGAGAAAGCGCCCTAGCTGCCCTGAAGCAGCTCGAGAAGTTTCTGGAGGGTGCTCCAGCTCCTCTCAGCCTCCAGGATCTGCCTGCAGAATGTCAGTCTTTCCTAACACCCCCACTGCAG GCCCAGATTGAGAAGGCCCACAAGAAACTGACATCAGTCCAAGGGCTGATTGGGACCCGACAGGCCAGCCTGAAGAAGCTGGCCAACAGGCAGACCCGGCCCGTCCAATTGGTGACACCTCGGCCTGAAAACCCGGGCCGGCCCAAAAGCGCTCTTTTCTCTCCAAAGCATG GAGTCGACATAAAGTTCACCTTCGATCTGTCTCTGCCGGGCAAGCGGACAACGAGAAAAAGCCCCACCTCCAGGAAG ATAGAGGTGATCCATGACTACCAGGAGAATCCCAGCTCCGGATGCAGCAGTCCGGAGGGAGAGGACGCATCCGACCTCCTCAGACG TCAGGTGATGAAGGAGCTGGTGGAGACAGAGAGGATCTACGTGGATGAGCTGCTGTCCGTACTGCTG GGCTACAGAGCGGAGATGGATAACCCTGCTCTAGCTGACCTCCTGCCCCCTACCCTGCGCAGTAAGAGGGACGTGCTTTTCGGCAACATGCCTGAGATCTACAGTTTTCACAGCAG GCTCTTTCTCCATGACCTCGAGAGGTGTTTGGACTCCCCAGAGGGTGTGGGGGCATGCTTCCTGGAAAGG AAGCAGCACTTTCAGCTCTATGAGCGCTACTGTCAGAACAAGCCCTGTTCCGAGTCCCTATGGAGGCAGTACTCTGACTGTGCCTTCTTCCAG GActgtcagaggaagctggagcACAAGCTGGCCCTGGATTCGTACCTATTGAAGCCAGTGCAGCGACTCACCAAATACCAGCTGCTACTGAAG GAGCTGCTGAAATGCAGTATGGGCTGTGAGTGTGCCCCTGAACTGCAGGGGGCGCTAGCGGCCATGCTGGAGCTCCTCAAATCAGTGAACGATTCCATGCACCAGGCAGCCATCACAGGCTATGAG GGGGAGCTGAGCCAGCTGGGCCGGCTGCTGATGCAGGGCCCCTTCAGTGTGTGGCCCGGCCGGCGGCGCGGCCCCACCCCCATGAAAGACCTGACTCGCTTCAAGCCCATGCAGCGCCACCTCTTCCTCTACGAGCAGGCTCTGCTCTTCTGCAAGCGGCGCGAAGAGCACGGCGAGAGTAGCCAAAGGACCCCCTCTTACAGCTTCAAACACTGCCTCAAG ATGAGTGCAGTCGGCATCACGGAGAACATCAAGGGAGACGTGAAGAAATTTGAGATCTGGTATAGCGGCCGGGAGGAGGTTTACGTGCTGCAG GCCCCATCAGTGGAGATAAAGATGACCTGGCTCACAGAGATCCGCAGAGTCCTCACCAACCAGCAGAAGCTCCTCACAG GCAGTCCCGTTTCAGAGCGGGGCCAGCTCTCCCCTCCCCTGTCCAGCAG CCCCCTGCAGAGGACGTCACCGAGCTCCGAGGAGGCGGAGTCTTGCCAAGCAAGCCCAGTGCCGGTGGAGCTGGCCGGGTCCCCACCTCGGCGGCACCGGCATCGTCGCA GCTGGCCTGGTGCTTCGAACAGCGCAGACGTCTGCGAAGACCTGGATGAATGGAGCGCAGCCAGCAACCTCTCGGTGCTgtcagacacagaggaggaggacCAGGGCTTGCTG CTCCCAGGCAGGTACAGGGCCCAGATGGACTCTCAGAGGAGTGAAAACCAGAGTCTGCTGGTCAAAAGTGGTGACATCattcagctgctgcaggaagaCAGTGAGGGCTGGTG GCTTGTGAAGAATTTAAGTCGCAAACTAGCAGGCCACCTTCCAGTGAGTCACGTTCATGTCATTCTgggcctggccagcagggggcagtgcagCAGGCTGACTG ACCGAGGAAATGTCAAGGTCAGAAAGCTGAGCTCCCCCTGA
- the mcf2a gene encoding proto-oncogene DBL isoform X3: protein MAETRSRRRRTAASFPGNLHLVLVLRPTSFFQRTVTDIGFRFSQEDFMLKMPVVMLSSVTDLLHYVDETQLTQEFGGSLEYSHGDWLVLRKAIENFAVTVKEIAQMLQAFGTELAETELPDEGKSIELLLMCHTDKYRKLKGEIRSVIREAHHLLSNLEASGLQEDLRNRWGLSQDWDTVQRLLAQLRDMEMVFDGFFDKHHLKLHQYLQLLRYEQSFQENRYSLDKLSAQEQALSGTADTLPKTEELIRALDTLESQAQDEMSRIQVTILHGHQLVASHHYALELIVQHCKELRHRCDRLSAALLTKRAKLSHTRDLLLELEEVLHWCDEGAYLLAGQLLEDFQVRESALAALKQLEKFLEGAPAPLSLQDLPAECQSFLTPPLQAQIEKAHKKLTSVQGLIGTRQASLKKLANRQTRPVQLVTPRPENPGRPKSALFSPKHGVDIKFTFDLSLPGKRTTRKSPTSRKIEVIHDYQENPSSGCSSPEGEDASDLLRRQVMKELVETERIYVDELLSVLLGYRAEMDNPALADLLPPTLRSKRDVLFGNMPEIYSFHSRLFLHDLERCLDSPEGVGACFLERKQHFQLYERYCQNKPCSESLWRQYSDCAFFQDCQRKLEHKLALDSYLLKPVQRLTKYQLLLKELLKCSMGCECAPELQGALAAMLELLKSVNDSMHQAAITGYEGELSQLGRLLMQGPFSVWPGRRRGPTPMKDLTRFKPMQRHLFLYEQALLFCKRREEHGESSQRTPSYSFKHCLKMSAVGITENIKGDVKKFEIWYSGREEVYVLQAPSVEIKMTWLTEIRRVLTNQQKLLTGSPVSERGQLSPPLSSSPLQRTSPSSEEAESCQASPVPVELAGSPPRRHRHRRSWPGASNSADVCEDLDEWSAASNLSVLSDTEEEDQGLLLPGRYRAQMDSQRSENQSLLVKSGDIIQLLQEDSEGWWLVKNLSRKLAGHLPVSHVHVILGLASRGQCSRLTDRGNVKVRKLSSP, encoded by the exons ATGGCGGAGACCCGCAGCCGGAGGCGGAGGACCGCG GCCTCCTTCCCAGGGAATCTTCACCTTGTTCTGGTGCTTCGACCAACCAGCTTCTTCCAGCGAACCGTCACGGACATTGGATTTCGCTTCAGTCAGGAGGACTTCATGTTGAAGATGCCG GTGGTGATGCTGAGTTCCGTTACAGACCTTCTGCATTACGTCGATGAGACCCAACTGACTCAAGAATTTGGTGGCTCGCTGGAGTATAGCCATGGGGACTGGCTCGTCTTGCGAAAG GCCATAGAAAATTTTGCGGTCACTGTGAAGGAGATAGCTCAGATGCTGCAGGCGTTTGGCACGGAGCTGGCTGAGACGGAGCTGCCAGATGAGGGCAAGTCCATTGAGCTCCTGCTCATGTGCCACACGGACAAGTACAGGAAGCTGAAG GGTGAGATACGTTCAGTGATAAGGGAGGCGCATCATCTGCTGTCCAACCTGGAGGCCTCAGGGTTGCAGGAGGATCTCCGTAATCGGTGGGGCTTGAGCCAGGACTGGGACACTGTGCAGAG GCTCCTGGCCCAGCTGCGTGACATGGAGATGGTGTTCGATGGCTTCTTTGACAAACACCACCTGAAGCTACACCAGTACCTGCAGCTGCTGAGATACGAACAGAGCTTCCAGGAG AATAGGTATTCCCTGGACAAGCTGTCTGCGCAGGAGCAGGCTCTGTCCGGCACGGCGGATACACTGCCCAAGACGGAGGAGCTCATCAGAGCCCTGGACACTTTGGAGTCTCAAGCACAG GATGAGATGAGTCGGATCCAGGTCACTATCCTTCATGGGCACCAGCTGGTTGCCAGTCATCATTATGCTCTGGAGCTCATTGTCCAGCACTGCAAAGAGCTACGGCACCGCTGTGACAGGCTGAGCGCCGCCCTGCTGACCAAACGGGCAAAGCTCAGCCACACCCGGGACTTACTGCTGGAGCTGGAAGAG GTGCTGCACTGGTGTGATGAGGGTGCTTACCTTCTGGCTGGTCAGCTTTTAGAGGACTTCCAGGTCAGAGAAAGCGCCCTAGCTGCCCTGAAGCAGCTCGAGAAGTTTCTGGAGGGTGCTCCAGCTCCTCTCAGCCTCCAGGATCTGCCTGCAGAATGTCAGTCTTTCCTAACACCCCCACTGCAG GCCCAGATTGAGAAGGCCCACAAGAAACTGACATCAGTCCAAGGGCTGATTGGGACCCGACAGGCCAGCCTGAAGAAGCTGGCCAACAGGCAGACCCGGCCCGTCCAATTGGTGACACCTCGGCCTGAAAACCCGGGCCGGCCCAAAAGCGCTCTTTTCTCTCCAAAGCATG GAGTCGACATAAAGTTCACCTTCGATCTGTCTCTGCCGGGCAAGCGGACAACGAGAAAAAGCCCCACCTCCAGGAAG ATAGAGGTGATCCATGACTACCAGGAGAATCCCAGCTCCGGATGCAGCAGTCCGGAGGGAGAGGACGCATCCGACCTCCTCAGACG TCAGGTGATGAAGGAGCTGGTGGAGACAGAGAGGATCTACGTGGATGAGCTGCTGTCCGTACTGCTG GGCTACAGAGCGGAGATGGATAACCCTGCTCTAGCTGACCTCCTGCCCCCTACCCTGCGCAGTAAGAGGGACGTGCTTTTCGGCAACATGCCTGAGATCTACAGTTTTCACAGCAG GCTCTTTCTCCATGACCTCGAGAGGTGTTTGGACTCCCCAGAGGGTGTGGGGGCATGCTTCCTGGAAAGG AAGCAGCACTTTCAGCTCTATGAGCGCTACTGTCAGAACAAGCCCTGTTCCGAGTCCCTATGGAGGCAGTACTCTGACTGTGCCTTCTTCCAG GActgtcagaggaagctggagcACAAGCTGGCCCTGGATTCGTACCTATTGAAGCCAGTGCAGCGACTCACCAAATACCAGCTGCTACTGAAG GAGCTGCTGAAATGCAGTATGGGCTGTGAGTGTGCCCCTGAACTGCAGGGGGCGCTAGCGGCCATGCTGGAGCTCCTCAAATCAGTGAACGATTCCATGCACCAGGCAGCCATCACAGGCTATGAG GGGGAGCTGAGCCAGCTGGGCCGGCTGCTGATGCAGGGCCCCTTCAGTGTGTGGCCCGGCCGGCGGCGCGGCCCCACCCCCATGAAAGACCTGACTCGCTTCAAGCCCATGCAGCGCCACCTCTTCCTCTACGAGCAGGCTCTGCTCTTCTGCAAGCGGCGCGAAGAGCACGGCGAGAGTAGCCAAAGGACCCCCTCTTACAGCTTCAAACACTGCCTCAAG ATGAGTGCAGTCGGCATCACGGAGAACATCAAGGGAGACGTGAAGAAATTTGAGATCTGGTATAGCGGCCGGGAGGAGGTTTACGTGCTGCAG GCCCCATCAGTGGAGATAAAGATGACCTGGCTCACAGAGATCCGCAGAGTCCTCACCAACCAGCAGAAGCTCCTCACAG GCAGTCCCGTTTCAGAGCGGGGCCAGCTCTCCCCTCCCCTGTCCAGCAG CCCCCTGCAGAGGACGTCACCGAGCTCCGAGGAGGCGGAGTCTTGCCAAGCAAGCCCAGTGCCGGTGGAGCTGGCCGGGTCCCCACCTCGGCGGCACCGGCATCGTCGCA GCTGGCCTGGTGCTTCGAACAGCGCAGACGTCTGCGAAGACCTGGATGAATGGAGCGCAGCCAGCAACCTCTCGGTGCTgtcagacacagaggaggaggacCAGGGCTTGCTG CTCCCAGGCAGGTACAGGGCCCAGATGGACTCTCAGAGGAGTGAAAACCAGAGTCTGCTGGTCAAAAGTGGTGACATCattcagctgctgcaggaagaCAGTGAGGGCTGGTG GCTTGTGAAGAATTTAAGTCGCAAACTAGCAGGCCACCTTCCAGTGAGTCACGTTCATGTCATTCTgggcctggccagcagggggcagtgcagCAGGCTGACTG ACCGAGGAAATGTCAAGGTCAGAAAGCTGAGCTCCCCCTGA